In Chloroflexota bacterium, the following are encoded in one genomic region:
- a CDS encoding ABC transporter permease, which translates to MAAEAAWGVLGLAGFVGLWWASIALLVPPDSFLARFAPAEAFGSLAELVASGQLSGHIAASLRRIAGGLALAVAVGIPLGLAIGGIGVLGQATGPVFGFVRMISPLAWTPLAIILFGVGDAPVYFLIAIGAMWPIVLNTASGVAGLERGWLMVAHSLGGSRREILRHVVWPGVRGQVLTGLRLATGLAWIILVPAEMLGVDSGLGYFILDARDRFAYDELVAAIIVIGALGFAIDLIARRLFAVRRRAPARGSAARHVLAEATPRRATERVHQHS; encoded by the coding sequence GTGGCCGCCGAGGCAGCGTGGGGGGTGCTGGGCCTGGCCGGCTTCGTCGGCCTGTGGTGGGCCTCGATCGCGCTGCTCGTGCCGCCCGACAGCTTCCTGGCCCGCTTCGCGCCAGCAGAGGCATTCGGCAGCCTGGCTGAGCTGGTGGCGTCCGGCCAGCTGTCCGGTCATATCGCCGCCAGCCTGCGGCGCATCGCGGGCGGCCTGGCGCTGGCGGTGGCGGTGGGCATCCCGCTCGGGCTGGCGATCGGCGGCATCGGGGTTCTCGGCCAGGCCACCGGGCCGGTCTTCGGGTTCGTGCGCATGATCTCGCCGCTGGCCTGGACCCCGCTGGCGATCATCCTGTTCGGCGTGGGCGACGCGCCGGTCTATTTCCTGATCGCCATCGGGGCGATGTGGCCGATCGTGCTGAACACCGCGTCCGGCGTGGCCGGCCTGGAGCGGGGCTGGCTGATGGTGGCCCATAGCCTGGGCGGCTCGCGCCGCGAGATCCTGCGGCACGTGGTCTGGCCGGGGGTGCGCGGGCAGGTGCTGACCGGGTTGCGACTGGCGACCGGCCTCGCCTGGATCATCCTGGTGCCGGCCGAGATGCTGGGCGTCGACTCCGGGCTGGGCTACTTCATCCTCGACGCGCGCGATCGGTTCGCCTACGACGAGCTGGTGGCGGCCATCATCGTGATCGGCGCCCTCGGATTCGCGATCGACCTGATCGCGCGGCGGCTCTTCGCCGTGCGGCGCCGCGCACCGGCTCGGGGATCGGCCGCACGCCATGTCCTGGCCGAGGCAACGCCGCGGCGCGCGACGGAACGGGTGCATCAGCACTCAT